A single region of the Streptomyces sp. NBC_00236 genome encodes:
- a CDS encoding methyltransferase — protein MNRLTTSGAGYDLARFPENPRDPFRAWDAADEYLLRHLEGIDGAEPVGLSGRVVIVGDRWGALATALAAHGPVQITDSYLAQRATTANLQRNGTDPDAVRLLSARETPPDRIDVLLVRAPKSLALLEDQLHRLAPAVHAGTVVIGTGMVKEIHTSTLKLFERIIGPTRTSLAVKKARLIHCTPDPSLTRAPSPWPYHYELPDDVGAVAGRTVVNHAGIFCAERLDIGTRFFLKHLPVRSGPDRVVDLGCGNGVLGLAAALANPEASLTFVDESYQALASAEATFRANTGPDAEARFVVGDGLADAEPGGADLVLCNPPFHSHQATTDATARTMFHGARTALRQGGELWVVGNRHLAYHTQLRRIFGNCTTVAGDPKFVVLRAVKR, from the coding sequence ATGAACCGTTTGACGACGTCAGGGGCCGGTTACGACCTCGCCCGATTCCCCGAGAACCCCCGCGACCCGTTCCGAGCATGGGACGCGGCCGACGAATACCTGCTGCGGCACCTGGAGGGGATCGACGGGGCCGAGCCGGTCGGCCTGTCCGGCCGCGTCGTGATCGTCGGCGACCGCTGGGGCGCGCTGGCCACGGCGCTGGCCGCGCACGGCCCCGTACAGATCACCGACTCCTACCTCGCGCAGCGGGCGACGACGGCGAACCTGCAACGCAACGGTACCGATCCCGATGCCGTGCGCCTGCTGTCCGCCCGTGAGACGCCGCCGGACCGGATCGACGTCCTGCTCGTCCGTGCGCCCAAGAGCCTCGCGCTCCTCGAGGACCAGCTGCACCGGCTCGCCCCCGCCGTCCACGCCGGCACCGTCGTCATCGGGACCGGCATGGTGAAGGAGATCCACACCTCCACCCTCAAGCTGTTCGAGCGGATCATCGGCCCCACCCGCACCTCGCTCGCGGTCAAGAAGGCCCGGCTCATCCACTGCACGCCGGACCCCTCCCTGACCCGCGCCCCGAGCCCCTGGCCGTACCACTACGAGCTGCCCGACGACGTCGGGGCCGTCGCCGGCCGCACGGTGGTCAACCACGCCGGGATCTTCTGCGCGGAGCGGCTCGACATCGGCACCCGCTTCTTCCTCAAGCACCTTCCGGTGCGCAGCGGCCCCGACCGGGTAGTCGACCTCGGGTGCGGGAACGGAGTGCTCGGTCTGGCCGCCGCACTCGCCAATCCCGAGGCCTCTCTCACCTTCGTCGACGAGTCCTACCAGGCCCTCGCCTCGGCCGAGGCGACCTTCCGGGCCAACACCGGACCGGACGCCGAGGCCCGTTTCGTGGTCGGCGACGGGCTGGCGGACGCGGAACCCGGCGGCGCCGACCTCGTCCTGTGCAACCCGCCGTTCCACTCGCACCAGGCCACCACGGACGCGACCGCCCGGACCATGTTCCACGGCGCGCGCACGGCACTGCGCCAGGGCGGCGAACTGTGGGTGGTGGGCAACCGGCATCTCGCCTACCACACCCAGCTCCGCCGGATCTTCGGCAACTGCACCACAGTCGCCGGCGACCCCAAGTTCGTCGTGCTGCGCGCCGTCAAACGCTGA
- a CDS encoding endonuclease I family protein — protein sequence MSRRHLFHRRPLLATLAAFAVLGGTAAAAPATTPQTPARSAGPLGALDDTYYQDALGKTGTALKGALHTIISDQTKLTYSQVWDALKATDEDPADSSNVILLYTGRSEPKSDNGGNVGQWNREHVWAKSHGDFGTATGPGTDIHHLRPEDVSVNSTRGNKDFDDGGTELGDAPGNYTDDDSFEPRDAVKGDVARMILYMAVRYEGDDSFADLEPNDSVSNGSAPNIGRLSVLKTWSEQDPPDTFEQRRNDVIFDQFQHNRNPFIDHPEWVEAIW from the coding sequence ATGTCCCGTCGTCACCTCTTCCACCGGCGCCCCCTGCTGGCCACGCTCGCCGCATTCGCGGTGCTCGGCGGAACCGCTGCCGCCGCACCGGCCACGACGCCGCAGACCCCGGCACGGTCCGCAGGCCCGCTCGGCGCCCTGGACGACACGTACTACCAGGACGCGCTCGGCAAGACCGGCACCGCGCTGAAGGGCGCCCTGCACACGATCATCAGCGACCAGACCAAGCTCACGTACAGCCAGGTCTGGGACGCTCTCAAGGCCACCGACGAGGACCCGGCCGACTCCTCGAACGTGATCCTCCTCTACACCGGCCGCTCGGAACCCAAGAGCGACAACGGCGGCAACGTCGGCCAGTGGAACCGGGAGCACGTCTGGGCCAAGTCGCACGGCGACTTCGGCACGGCCACGGGCCCCGGTACCGACATCCACCATCTGCGCCCGGAGGACGTGTCGGTCAACTCCACGCGCGGCAACAAGGACTTCGACGACGGCGGCACCGAGCTGGGCGACGCGCCCGGCAACTACACCGACGACGACTCCTTCGAGCCGCGCGACGCGGTCAAGGGTGACGTGGCCCGCATGATCCTCTACATGGCGGTGCGCTACGAGGGCGACGACTCGTTCGCCGACCTCGAACCCAACGACAGCGTCTCGAACGGCTCCGCACCGAACATCGGCCGGCTCTCGGTACTGAAGACGTGGAGCGAGCAGGACCCGCCGGACACCTTCGAGCAGCGGCGCAACGACGTCATATTCGATCAGTTCCAGCACAACCGGAACCCGTTCATCGACCACCCCGAGTGGGTGGAGGCCATCTGGTGA
- the glsA gene encoding glutaminase A — protein MSPATGAVTDALRELHSTYAGVDEGERADYIPELALADPGAFGLALISMDGHRYSTGDAGVPFTIQSVSKPFVYALALSLLGLDEVSRWVNAEPSGEAFNAISLERSTGRPANAMVNAGAIVTTALIPDTPVAPRFGRILDCLSRFAGRRLDVDEEVYASEAATGDRNRALAYLIRSTGPLPVDPVAAVETYFRQCSVRVTALDLAAMAATLAHGGVNPLTGDRVVAEPVAAQALAVMATCGMYDSSGDWLLRVGLPAKSGVSGGLIAAGPARFGLATYSPLLDPTGTSVRGHRAIAALSQRFGLHLMHNPALAASTVTMVTTAADLPSAPKEEPERARHERVAVVAAQGALDFTAAERVLHALDESDQQGAVAVVLDLVHVTDIGSVARAMLRSGLARLAADGRRTAVADPDGRLREPGEQAGATLSLASREEAVARCAATASG, from the coding sequence GTGAGCCCTGCCACCGGCGCGGTCACGGACGCGCTGCGAGAACTGCACTCGACGTACGCCGGCGTCGACGAAGGCGAACGTGCGGACTACATCCCGGAATTGGCGCTCGCCGACCCGGGCGCCTTCGGGCTGGCCCTGATCAGCATGGACGGCCATCGGTACAGCACGGGTGATGCCGGCGTCCCGTTCACCATCCAGTCCGTTTCGAAGCCGTTCGTCTACGCCCTCGCCCTGTCCCTGCTGGGCCTCGACGAGGTGTCCCGCTGGGTGAACGCCGAGCCCAGCGGAGAGGCGTTCAACGCCATCAGTCTGGAACGCTCCACCGGGCGCCCGGCCAACGCGATGGTCAACGCCGGCGCCATCGTCACCACGGCGCTCATCCCGGACACCCCCGTCGCGCCGCGGTTCGGACGCATCCTCGACTGCCTGAGCCGCTTCGCCGGCCGGAGGCTCGACGTCGACGAGGAGGTGTACGCCTCCGAGGCCGCCACCGGAGACCGCAATCGCGCTCTCGCCTACCTCATCCGGAGTACCGGGCCCCTGCCCGTGGATCCGGTGGCGGCGGTGGAGACGTACTTCCGGCAGTGTTCGGTACGGGTCACGGCCCTGGACCTCGCCGCGATGGCGGCGACCCTGGCGCACGGCGGGGTCAATCCGCTCACCGGGGACAGGGTGGTCGCGGAGCCCGTCGCCGCCCAGGCGCTGGCCGTGATGGCCACGTGCGGGATGTACGACTCGTCCGGGGACTGGCTGCTGCGGGTGGGACTGCCCGCCAAGAGTGGAGTGTCCGGCGGCCTGATCGCTGCCGGACCCGCCCGGTTCGGGCTGGCCACGTACAGTCCACTCCTCGATCCGACCGGGACCTCGGTGCGCGGCCACCGGGCGATCGCCGCTCTCTCGCAGCGGTTCGGCCTGCATCTCATGCACAATCCGGCGCTGGCGGCCTCCACCGTCACCATGGTCACCACCGCCGCCGACCTGCCGTCCGCGCCGAAGGAGGAACCGGAGCGCGCCCGCCACGAGCGGGTGGCGGTCGTCGCCGCCCAGGGCGCTCTGGACTTCACCGCGGCGGAGCGGGTGCTCCATGCCCTGGACGAGTCGGATCAGCAGGGAGCCGTGGCCGTGGTCCTGGACCTCGTCCATGTGACGGACATCGGGTCGGTGGCCCGGGCGATGCTGCGCAGCGGCCTGGCCCGGCTCGCCGCCGACGGCAGACGCACCGCGGTCGCCGACCCGGACGGCCGCCTGCGGGAGCCGGGCGAGCAGGCCGGGGCCACACTCTCCCTCGCTTCCCGCGAGGAGGCCGTCGCCCGGTGTGCGGCGACGGCCTCGGGCTGA
- a CDS encoding DUF1269 domain-containing protein, translating to MSTLTVWKFQSAEGAEDVETALKSLQKEGLIKILDAAVVSWPADRAKPRTKQLLNLVGAGALSGTFWGMLFGLIFLMPLLGAAIGAAAGALGGKLADVGIDDDFIAEVKEKITPGTSALFLLTMNEVPDRISEALPGGGAELLHSNLDSLGEQRLREVFGEDAA from the coding sequence ATGTCCACGCTCACCGTGTGGAAGTTCCAGTCGGCCGAAGGCGCGGAGGACGTGGAGACAGCGCTGAAATCCCTTCAGAAGGAGGGGCTGATCAAGATCCTCGACGCCGCCGTCGTCAGCTGGCCCGCCGACCGTGCCAAGCCGCGCACGAAACAGCTGCTCAACCTGGTCGGCGCGGGCGCTCTCAGCGGCACCTTCTGGGGCATGCTGTTCGGTCTGATCTTCCTGATGCCGCTGCTCGGCGCAGCCATCGGCGCGGCCGCCGGAGCACTCGGCGGAAAGCTGGCCGACGTCGGGATCGACGACGACTTCATCGCCGAGGTCAAGGAGAAGATCACGCCCGGCACTTCGGCCCTGTTCCTGCTCACCATGAACGAGGTGCCCGACCGGATCAGCGAGGCGCTCCCCGGCGGCGGAGCCGAACTGCTCCACAGCAATCTGGACAGCCTCGGCGAGCAGCGGCTCCGCGAGGTCTTCGGCGAGGACGCGGCATGA
- a CDS encoding baeRF3 domain-containing protein, with amino-acid sequence MDTDALTAGLLQELRAAKPYPALSLTMPTHRRAPDNAQDAVRLRNLVSEAGSRLDADPDAGREVRAAVKQQLDRAVAEVDPRRALDALVILATADEFQIWQLPRTAPERVVLSDTYLTRNLVAAKAQAQPFWTLTVSADHAALFSGTSDAAHEEHIGGFPLTAPREAPNPQREERIGDTPSTFTDEETRQFMRTVDEKLRGVLATDPRPLYLVGLAPALALLDEVGEVAKEAVGRVTKGAPADTSPSDLLTELRPALEARRKRFAAEIDGKLDEARGRRAFAGGLDEVWAAVREGRAGLVAVEEHYQQTVRVDQEHLVPVSGEAADPADSNVREDIVDELVEAALDSGADVVFVADDSLKEHGRIAAALRY; translated from the coding sequence ATGGATACGGACGCCCTGACCGCCGGTCTGCTGCAAGAGCTCCGCGCGGCCAAGCCCTATCCGGCCCTGTCCCTGACCATGCCGACACACCGACGTGCACCGGACAACGCCCAGGACGCCGTACGGCTGCGCAACTTGGTGTCCGAGGCCGGCAGCCGGCTCGACGCCGACCCCGATGCCGGCCGCGAGGTACGCGCTGCGGTCAAGCAGCAGCTCGACCGCGCGGTCGCCGAGGTCGATCCGCGCCGAGCCCTGGACGCCCTGGTGATCCTCGCGACGGCCGACGAGTTCCAGATCTGGCAGCTGCCGCGCACCGCACCCGAACGGGTGGTGCTCAGCGACACCTACCTGACCCGCAACCTGGTCGCCGCGAAGGCGCAGGCGCAGCCGTTCTGGACGCTCACCGTGTCCGCGGACCACGCCGCCCTGTTCAGCGGCACGTCCGACGCCGCGCACGAGGAGCACATCGGCGGCTTCCCGCTGACGGCTCCGCGCGAGGCGCCCAACCCGCAGCGCGAGGAGCGGATCGGGGACACGCCGAGCACGTTCACCGACGAGGAGACCCGGCAGTTCATGCGCACGGTGGACGAGAAGCTGCGCGGGGTGCTGGCCACCGATCCGCGCCCGCTCTACCTGGTGGGCCTCGCCCCCGCGCTCGCGCTGCTCGACGAGGTCGGCGAGGTCGCCAAGGAAGCGGTGGGCCGGGTCACCAAGGGAGCCCCCGCCGACACCTCGCCCAGTGATCTGCTGACCGAGCTGCGCCCCGCGCTGGAGGCCAGGCGCAAGCGGTTCGCCGCGGAGATCGACGGCAAGCTGGACGAGGCCCGCGGGCGGCGTGCCTTCGCCGGCGGACTCGACGAGGTGTGGGCCGCCGTGCGGGAGGGGCGCGCCGGTCTGGTGGCGGTGGAGGAGCACTACCAGCAGACGGTGCGGGTCGATCAGGAGCACCTGGTGCCGGTGAGCGGCGAGGCGGCGGACCCGGCGGACAGCAACGTCCGCGAGGACATCGTCGACGAGCTGGTCGAAGCGGCGCTGGACAGCGGCGCCGACGTCGTCTTCGTCGCGGACGACTCGCTCAAGGAGCACGGCCGGATCGCGGCGGCGCTGCGCTACTGA
- a CDS encoding plasmid stabilization protein — MPRGSNRKRERQYEHIKESAQERGVGEDRAEEIAARTVNKARARAGESRTASRTSVEDISSSRRGGLRSHSGAAGPTRDQLYEEAKHKNVKGRSTMTKAELARAVGR; from the coding sequence ATGCCACGCGGATCGAATCGGAAACGGGAACGGCAGTACGAGCACATCAAGGAGAGCGCCCAGGAGCGCGGCGTAGGCGAGGACCGGGCCGAGGAGATCGCCGCCCGGACCGTGAACAAGGCACGCGCCCGCGCCGGTGAGTCGCGGACCGCGAGCCGTACATCGGTCGAGGACATCTCGTCCTCGCGGCGTGGCGGGCTCCGCTCGCACAGCGGCGCGGCGGGCCCCACCCGCGACCAGCTCTACGAAGAGGCGAAGCACAAGAACGTCAAGGGGCGTTCGACCATGACGAAGGCGGAGCTGGCCCGCGCGGTCGGCCGTTGA
- a CDS encoding phosphoketolase family protein yields the protein MSDAPPSSSTTGPTDEEIAALDAHWRAANYLAVGQIYLMDNPLLTRPLVPEDIKPRLLGHWGTSPGLNLVYTHLNRVIASRGTHALCVWGPGHGGPAVLANSWLEGSYSQTYPDVSRDEAGMGLLFKQFSFPGGVPSHVAPETPGSIHEGGELGYSLAHAYGAALDHPDLLVTCVIGDGEAETGPLAGSWHANKFLDPVHDGAVLPVLHLNGYKIANPTVLARLPEAELDALLRGYGHEPLYVAGDDPFTVHRAMAAAMDRAVDRIRELQQAARAGGETGRPRWPMIVLRTPKGWTGPAEVDGLPVEGTWRAHQVPLPGVRDNPEHLRQLERWLRSYRPEELFDAEGRPVDQVLACVPEGEARLGATPYANGGLLLRDLPMPALDEHAVPVDKPGTALHEPTRVLGGLLEAVMAATAGRRDFRVVGPDETASNRLDALYEATGKAWQAGTLPTDEHLARDGRVMEVLSEHLCQGWLEGYLLTGRHGLFSCYEAFAHIVDSMVNQHIKWLRTSRRLPWRRPVASLNYLLTSHVWRQDHNGFSHQDPGFVDHILNKSPEVVRVYLPPDANTLLSVADHALRSRDYVNVIVAGKQPSFDWLTLDQARAHCARGAGVWEWAGTEDGSREPDVVLACAGDVPTLEVLAAAGLLRRHLPDLSVRVVNVVDMARLMPHSEHPHGMPDSEYDALFTRDKPVIFAYHGYPWLIHRLAYRRAGHAQLHVRGYKEEGTTTTPFDMVVRNDLDRYRLVMDVIDRVPGLGVRAVAVRQEMADTRSRHHDWIRAHGTDLPEVADWTWEG from the coding sequence ATGAGCGACGCACCGCCGTCCTCATCGACGACCGGCCCGACCGACGAAGAGATCGCCGCGCTCGACGCGCACTGGCGGGCGGCCAACTATCTGGCCGTCGGCCAGATCTACCTGATGGACAACCCGCTGCTGACCCGGCCCCTCGTCCCCGAGGACATCAAGCCGAGGCTTCTCGGCCACTGGGGAACCTCACCGGGCCTCAACCTCGTGTACACCCACCTCAACCGCGTCATCGCCTCGCGCGGCACCCACGCGCTGTGCGTCTGGGGTCCCGGGCACGGCGGTCCCGCCGTCCTCGCCAACTCCTGGCTGGAGGGCAGCTACTCGCAGACGTACCCCGACGTCAGCAGGGACGAGGCCGGGATGGGGCTGCTGTTCAAGCAGTTCTCCTTCCCGGGCGGCGTGCCCAGCCACGTCGCGCCGGAGACGCCCGGCTCCATCCACGAGGGCGGCGAACTGGGCTACTCCCTCGCCCACGCCTACGGTGCCGCACTCGACCACCCGGACCTGCTGGTCACCTGCGTCATCGGCGACGGCGAGGCGGAGACCGGGCCGCTCGCCGGTTCCTGGCACGCCAACAAGTTCCTCGATCCCGTCCATGACGGGGCCGTCCTTCCGGTCCTCCACCTCAACGGCTACAAGATCGCCAACCCGACCGTGCTCGCCCGCCTCCCCGAGGCGGAACTCGACGCCCTGCTGCGCGGCTACGGACACGAACCCCTCTACGTGGCGGGCGACGACCCCTTCACCGTGCACCGGGCGATGGCCGCCGCGATGGACCGCGCCGTGGACCGCATCCGGGAGCTCCAGCAGGCCGCCCGGGCGGGCGGTGAGACCGGCCGGCCGCGCTGGCCCATGATCGTGCTGCGGACGCCCAAGGGCTGGACCGGGCCCGCCGAGGTCGACGGACTGCCCGTCGAAGGCACCTGGCGCGCCCACCAGGTCCCGCTGCCCGGGGTCCGCGACAACCCGGAGCACCTGCGGCAGCTGGAGCGGTGGCTGCGCTCGTACCGGCCGGAGGAACTCTTCGACGCCGAGGGACGCCCGGTGGACCAGGTCCTCGCCTGCGTGCCGGAGGGCGAGGCGCGGCTCGGCGCCACCCCGTACGCCAACGGCGGTCTGCTGCTGCGCGATCTGCCGATGCCGGCCCTCGACGAGCACGCCGTGCCGGTGGACAAGCCGGGGACCGCCCTCCATGAACCGACCCGGGTCCTCGGCGGCCTGCTGGAGGCCGTCATGGCGGCCACCGCCGGCCGGCGGGACTTCCGGGTCGTCGGCCCCGACGAGACGGCGTCCAACCGCCTCGACGCCCTCTACGAGGCCACCGGCAAGGCCTGGCAGGCGGGCACGCTCCCGACCGACGAGCATCTCGCCCGGGACGGCCGGGTCATGGAGGTGCTCTCCGAGCACCTGTGCCAGGGCTGGCTGGAGGGCTATCTGCTCACGGGCCGGCACGGGCTCTTCTCCTGTTACGAGGCGTTCGCCCACATCGTCGACTCGATGGTCAACCAGCACATCAAGTGGCTGCGGACCTCGCGCCGGCTGCCGTGGCGCCGGCCCGTCGCCTCCCTCAACTACCTGCTCACCTCGCACGTCTGGCGCCAGGACCACAACGGCTTCTCGCACCAGGACCCGGGCTTCGTCGACCACATCCTGAACAAGAGCCCCGAGGTCGTACGCGTCTACCTGCCCCCGGACGCGAACACCCTCCTCTCCGTGGCCGACCACGCGCTGCGCAGCCGCGACTACGTGAACGTGATCGTGGCCGGCAAGCAGCCGAGCTTCGACTGGCTCACCCTCGACCAGGCCCGCGCGCACTGCGCGCGCGGCGCGGGCGTCTGGGAGTGGGCGGGGACCGAGGACGGCAGCCGCGAACCCGATGTCGTGCTCGCCTGCGCCGGGGACGTGCCCACCCTGGAGGTCCTGGCGGCCGCCGGACTGCTGCGACGGCATCTGCCGGACCTGTCCGTGCGGGTGGTGAACGTCGTCGACATGGCCCGGCTCATGCCCCACTCCGAGCATCCGCACGGGATGCCGGACTCCGAGTACGACGCCCTGTTCACCCGCGACAAGCCGGTGATCTTCGCCTATCACGGCTATCCCTGGCTGATCCACCGGCTGGCCTACCGCCGCGCCGGACACGCCCAGCTGCACGTCAGGGGCTACAAGGAGGAGGGCACGACCACCACGCCCTTCGACATGGTGGTCCGCAACGACCTCGACCGGTACCGCCTGGTCATGGACGTCATCGACCGTGTCCCGGGTCTGGGCGTCCGTGCGGTGGCGGTGCGCCAGGAGATGGCGGACACCCGGTCCCGCCACCACGACTGGATCCGCGCCCACGGCACGGACCTGCCGGAGGTGGCGGACTGGACCTGGGAGGGGTGA
- a CDS encoding NADP-dependent succinic semialdehyde dehydrogenase yields MPIATVNPANGETLRMFDAQGADEIERRLAAADAAFRAYRTTGFGERSRLLNRAADLLDEDQQDIARTMTLEMGKPLKASRAEAAKCAKAMRWYAAHAEELLADEHPSPADVEDSGASRAYVHYRPLGTVLAVMPWNFPLWQVVRFAAPALMAGNTGLLKHASNVPQTALYLGDLFHRAGFPAGCFQTLLVGSGAVEAILRDRRVAAATLTGSEPAGRAVAAVAGDEVKHTVLELGGSDPYLVLPSADVAKAARTAVAARVQNNGQSCIAAKRFIVHTEVYEEFAERFTVGMRDLTVGDPLEESTDIGPLASEQGRTDLEELVDDAVRHGAIALCGGGRPEGLSGGLERGWFYAPTVLTGITPAMRIHHEETFGPVATLYRAESLDEALELANDTPFGLSSNVWTRDAEESRRCIRDLEAGGVFFNGMTASHPALPFGGVKRSGYGRELAGHGIRAFCNATTVWYGPEPR; encoded by the coding sequence ATGCCCATCGCGACGGTCAACCCCGCGAACGGCGAGACCCTCAGAATGTTCGACGCCCAGGGAGCGGACGAGATCGAGCGGCGGCTCGCCGCGGCGGACGCCGCCTTCCGCGCCTACCGCACCACCGGATTCGGCGAAAGGTCCCGGTTGCTCAACCGCGCCGCGGACCTCCTCGACGAGGACCAGCAGGACATCGCCCGCACCATGACCCTGGAGATGGGCAAGCCCCTCAAGGCGTCCCGGGCCGAAGCGGCGAAGTGTGCCAAGGCCATGCGCTGGTACGCGGCCCACGCCGAGGAACTCCTCGCGGACGAGCACCCCTCGCCCGCCGACGTCGAGGACTCCGGTGCGTCCCGCGCGTACGTCCACTACCGGCCACTGGGCACCGTGCTCGCCGTGATGCCGTGGAACTTCCCGCTCTGGCAGGTCGTGCGGTTCGCGGCCCCCGCACTCATGGCCGGCAACACCGGTCTGCTGAAGCACGCCTCGAACGTGCCGCAGACCGCGCTGTACCTGGGCGACCTGTTCCACCGGGCGGGGTTCCCCGCCGGGTGCTTCCAGACGCTTCTGGTGGGCTCCGGAGCGGTCGAGGCGATCCTGCGCGACCGCCGGGTGGCCGCGGCGACCCTGACCGGCAGCGAACCGGCCGGCCGCGCCGTGGCAGCCGTCGCGGGGGACGAGGTCAAGCACACCGTCCTGGAGCTCGGCGGCAGCGACCCGTATCTCGTCCTGCCCTCCGCCGACGTCGCCAAGGCGGCCCGCACGGCGGTCGCCGCCCGCGTCCAGAACAACGGACAGTCCTGCATCGCCGCCAAGCGGTTCATCGTGCACACGGAGGTGTACGAGGAGTTCGCCGAGCGCTTCACCGTGGGCATGCGCGACCTGACCGTGGGCGATCCGCTGGAGGAGTCCACCGACATCGGTCCGCTCGCCAGTGAACAGGGGCGCACCGATCTGGAGGAACTCGTCGACGACGCCGTACGCCACGGCGCGATCGCCCTGTGCGGCGGCGGCCGGCCCGAGGGGCTGAGCGGCGGACTGGAGCGTGGCTGGTTCTATGCCCCGACGGTCCTCACCGGGATCACCCCCGCCATGCGCATCCACCACGAGGAGACCTTCGGACCCGTCGCCACGCTCTACCGGGCCGAGAGCCTCGACGAGGCCCTGGAACTGGCCAACGACACGCCTTTCGGGCTCAGTTCCAACGTCTGGACCCGCGACGCCGAGGAGAGCCGGCGCTGCATCCGCGACCTGGAGGCGGGTGGCGTGTTCTTCAACGGCATGACGGCCTCGCACCCCGCGCTGCCGTTCGGCGGGGTGAAGCGCTCCGGATACGGACGTGAACTCGCCGGTCACGGCATCCGAGCGTTCTGCAACGCCACCACCGTCTGGTACGGCCCCGAGCCGCGGTAG
- a CDS encoding ATP-binding protein, giving the protein MTVPLDRHYLVELQVSAERVSQLRRIVAAHLRHWSLELHIRPVCRAVEELLTNVQRHVGDDNTCVLELRWSGRHLTVSVADNGSDMPRLLQEGGGLSRVMALSDSWGTCRTAEGKVVWFTRYAQEPQLIELVPLPPLPGVRESRRAPADVVEEFPTAAPVRTGAPALV; this is encoded by the coding sequence ATGACCGTTCCACTCGACCGGCACTATCTGGTCGAACTCCAGGTATCGGCAGAGCGTGTGTCCCAGCTGCGACGGATAGTCGCCGCACACCTCCGCCACTGGAGTCTCGAACTCCACATCCGGCCCGTGTGCCGTGCTGTGGAAGAGCTGCTGACCAACGTCCAGCGGCACGTCGGCGACGACAACACCTGTGTCCTCGAACTCCGCTGGTCCGGACGGCACCTCACGGTCTCCGTCGCCGACAACGGTTCCGACATGCCGCGGCTGCTCCAGGAGGGCGGCGGCCTCAGCCGGGTCATGGCCCTCAGCGACAGCTGGGGCACCTGCCGGACGGCCGAGGGCAAGGTCGTCTGGTTCACCCGCTACGCGCAGGAGCCCCAGCTCATCGAGCTGGTGCCGCTGCCGCCGCTGCCCGGGGTCCGCGAGTCCCGCCGGGCGCCTGCCGACGTGGTCGAGGAATTCCCCACGGCCGCCCCGGTCCGGACCGGCGCCCCCGCCCTCGTCTGA